The following proteins come from a genomic window of Macaca fascicularis isolate 582-1 chromosome 8, T2T-MFA8v1.1:
- the YTHDF3 gene encoding YTH domain-containing family protein 3 isoform X2, producing the protein MSATSVDQRPKGQGNKVSVQNGSIHQKDAVNDDDFEPYLSSQTNQSNSYPPMSDPYMPSYYAPSIGFPYSLGEAAWSTAGDQPMPYLTTYGQMSNGEHHYIPDGVFSQPGALGNTPPFLGQHGFNFFPGNADFSTWGTSGSQGQSTQSSAYSSSYGYPPSSLGRAITDGQAGFGNDTLSKVPGISSIEQGMTGLKIGGDLTAAVTKTVGTALSSSGMTSIATNSVPPVSSAAPKPTSWAAIARKPAKPQPKLKPKGNVGIGGSAVPPPPIKHNMNIGTWDEKGSVVKAPPTQPVLPPQTIIQQPQPLIQPPPLVQSQLPQQQPQPPQPQQQQGPQPQAQPHQVQPQQQQLQNRWVAPRNRGAGFNQNNGAGSENFGLGVVPVSASPSSVEVHPVLEKLKAINNYNPKDFDWNLKNGRVFIIKSYSEDDIHRSIKYSIWCSTEHGNKRLDAAYRSLNGKGPLYLLFSVNGSGHFCGVAEMKSVVDYNAYAGVWSQDKWKGKFEVKWIFVKDVPNNQLRHIRLENNDNKPVTNSRDTQEVPLEKAKQVLKIIATFKHTTSIFDDFAHYEKRQEEEEAMRRERNRNKQ; encoded by the exons ATGTCAGCCACTAGCGTGGATCAG AGACCTAAAGGGCAAGGAAATAAAG TTTCAGTACAAAACGGTTCGATTCATCAAAAAGATGCTGTAAATGATGATGATTTTGAGCCATACTTAAGTAGCCAGACAAATCAG AGTAATAGCTATCCACCAATGTCAGATCCGTACATGCCTAGTTACTATGCTCCATCCATTGGATTTCCATATTCTCTTGGGGAAGCAGCGTGGTCCACGGCTGGAGACCAGCCTATGCCATATCTGACAACCTATGGACAAATGAGTAATGGAGAACATCACTATATACCAGATGGTGTATTTAGTCAACCTGGGGCATTAGGAAATACCCCTCCATTTCTTGGTCAACATGGATTTAACTTTTTTCCTGGTAATGCTGATTTCTCTACATGGGGGACAAGTGGATCTCAGGGACAATCAACACAAAGTTCTGCTTATAGTAGCAGTTATGGCTATCCACCTAGTTCTCTTGGGAGAGCTATTACTGATGGACAggctggatttggcaatgataCTTTGAGTAAGGTGCCTGGCATTAGCAGTATTGAGCAAGGCATGACTGGACTGAAAATTGGTGGTGATCTGACAGCTGCAGTGACAAAAACTGTAGGTACAGCTTTGAGCAGCAGTGGTATGACTAGCATTGCAACCAATAGTGTGCCCCCAGTTAGCAGTGCAGCACCTAAACCAACCTCCTGGGCTGCCATTGCCAGAAAACCTGCCAAACCTCAACCGAAACTTAAACCCAAGGGCAATGTGGGAATTGGGGGTTCTGCTGTACCACCACCTCCTATAAAACACAACATGAATATTGGAACTTGGGATGAAAAGGGGTCAGTGGTAAAGGCTCCACCAACCCAACCAGTTCTGCCTCCTCAAACTATAATCCAGCAGCCTCAGCCATTAATTCAACCACCACCATTGGTGCAAAGCCAACTGCCTCAACAGCAGCCTCAACCACCACAACCACAGCAGCAACAAGGACCTCAGCCACAGGCCCAGCCTCACCAAGTGCAGCCTCAACAGCAGCAGCTGCAGAATCGCTGGGTAGCTCCTCGGAACAGGGGAGCAGGCTTCAACCAGAACAATGGAGCGGGCAGTGAAAACTTTGGTTTAGGTGTTGTACCTGTCAGTGCTTCACCTTCTAGTGTAGAAGTGCATCCCGTGCTGGAAAAGCTAAAGGCCATAAACAACTATAATCCCAAAGACTTTGATTGGAATCTGAAGAATGGACGTGTGTTTATAATTAAAAGCTACTCTGAGGATGACATACATCGTTCCATTAAATACTCTATCTGGTGTAGTACTGAGCATGGTAATAAGCGTTTGGATGCAGCTTACCGTTCCCTGAATGGGAAAGGCCCACTCTATTTACTCTTCAGTGTGAATGGCAGTGGACATTTTTGTGGAGTGGCTGAAATGAAGTCTGTTGTGGACTATAATGCGTATGCTGGTGTCTGGTCTCAGGATAAGTGGAAGGGCAAATTTGAAGTTAAATGGATCTTTGTCAAAGATGTTCCCAATAACCAGTTACGGCATATTCGCttagaaaataatgacaacaaaCCGGTTACCAATTCAAGGGACACTCAAGAGGTACCCCTAGAAAAAGCTAAGCAAGTGCTTAAAATAATTGCTACTTTCAAGCATACCACCTCAATCTTTGATGACTTTGCACATTATGAAAAGCGTCAAGAAGAGGAGGAAGCCATGCGTAGG
- the YTHDF3 gene encoding YTH domain-containing family protein 3 isoform X1, whose product MFYLDLTLFHRAEETGEESFSVQNGSIHQKDAVNDDDFEPYLSSQTNQSNSYPPMSDPYMPSYYAPSIGFPYSLGEAAWSTAGDQPMPYLTTYGQMSNGEHHYIPDGVFSQPGALGNTPPFLGQHGFNFFPGNADFSTWGTSGSQGQSTQSSAYSSSYGYPPSSLGRAITDGQAGFGNDTLSKVPGISSIEQGMTGLKIGGDLTAAVTKTVGTALSSSGMTSIATNSVPPVSSAAPKPTSWAAIARKPAKPQPKLKPKGNVGIGGSAVPPPPIKHNMNIGTWDEKGSVVKAPPTQPVLPPQTIIQQPQPLIQPPPLVQSQLPQQQPQPPQPQQQQGPQPQAQPHQVQPQQQQLQNRWVAPRNRGAGFNQNNGAGSENFGLGVVPVSASPSSVEVHPVLEKLKAINNYNPKDFDWNLKNGRVFIIKSYSEDDIHRSIKYSIWCSTEHGNKRLDAAYRSLNGKGPLYLLFSVNGSGHFCGVAEMKSVVDYNAYAGVWSQDKWKGKFEVKWIFVKDVPNNQLRHIRLENNDNKPVTNSRDTQEVPLEKAKQVLKIIATFKHTTSIFDDFAHYEKRQEEEEAMRRERNRNKQ is encoded by the exons ATGTTCTATCTTGATTTGACTCTGTTTCATAGAGCAGAGGAAACAGGCGAAGAATCAT TTTCAGTACAAAACGGTTCGATTCATCAAAAAGATGCTGTAAATGATGATGATTTTGAGCCATACTTAAGTAGCCAGACAAATCAG AGTAATAGCTATCCACCAATGTCAGATCCGTACATGCCTAGTTACTATGCTCCATCCATTGGATTTCCATATTCTCTTGGGGAAGCAGCGTGGTCCACGGCTGGAGACCAGCCTATGCCATATCTGACAACCTATGGACAAATGAGTAATGGAGAACATCACTATATACCAGATGGTGTATTTAGTCAACCTGGGGCATTAGGAAATACCCCTCCATTTCTTGGTCAACATGGATTTAACTTTTTTCCTGGTAATGCTGATTTCTCTACATGGGGGACAAGTGGATCTCAGGGACAATCAACACAAAGTTCTGCTTATAGTAGCAGTTATGGCTATCCACCTAGTTCTCTTGGGAGAGCTATTACTGATGGACAggctggatttggcaatgataCTTTGAGTAAGGTGCCTGGCATTAGCAGTATTGAGCAAGGCATGACTGGACTGAAAATTGGTGGTGATCTGACAGCTGCAGTGACAAAAACTGTAGGTACAGCTTTGAGCAGCAGTGGTATGACTAGCATTGCAACCAATAGTGTGCCCCCAGTTAGCAGTGCAGCACCTAAACCAACCTCCTGGGCTGCCATTGCCAGAAAACCTGCCAAACCTCAACCGAAACTTAAACCCAAGGGCAATGTGGGAATTGGGGGTTCTGCTGTACCACCACCTCCTATAAAACACAACATGAATATTGGAACTTGGGATGAAAAGGGGTCAGTGGTAAAGGCTCCACCAACCCAACCAGTTCTGCCTCCTCAAACTATAATCCAGCAGCCTCAGCCATTAATTCAACCACCACCATTGGTGCAAAGCCAACTGCCTCAACAGCAGCCTCAACCACCACAACCACAGCAGCAACAAGGACCTCAGCCACAGGCCCAGCCTCACCAAGTGCAGCCTCAACAGCAGCAGCTGCAGAATCGCTGGGTAGCTCCTCGGAACAGGGGAGCAGGCTTCAACCAGAACAATGGAGCGGGCAGTGAAAACTTTGGTTTAGGTGTTGTACCTGTCAGTGCTTCACCTTCTAGTGTAGAAGTGCATCCCGTGCTGGAAAAGCTAAAGGCCATAAACAACTATAATCCCAAAGACTTTGATTGGAATCTGAAGAATGGACGTGTGTTTATAATTAAAAGCTACTCTGAGGATGACATACATCGTTCCATTAAATACTCTATCTGGTGTAGTACTGAGCATGGTAATAAGCGTTTGGATGCAGCTTACCGTTCCCTGAATGGGAAAGGCCCACTCTATTTACTCTTCAGTGTGAATGGCAGTGGACATTTTTGTGGAGTGGCTGAAATGAAGTCTGTTGTGGACTATAATGCGTATGCTGGTGTCTGGTCTCAGGATAAGTGGAAGGGCAAATTTGAAGTTAAATGGATCTTTGTCAAAGATGTTCCCAATAACCAGTTACGGCATATTCGCttagaaaataatgacaacaaaCCGGTTACCAATTCAAGGGACACTCAAGAGGTACCCCTAGAAAAAGCTAAGCAAGTGCTTAAAATAATTGCTACTTTCAAGCATACCACCTCAATCTTTGATGACTTTGCACATTATGAAAAGCGTCAAGAAGAGGAGGAAGCCATGCGTAGG
- the YTHDF3 gene encoding YTH domain-containing family protein 3 isoform X3 has translation MSDPYMPSYYAPSIGFPYSLGEAAWSTAGDQPMPYLTTYGQMSNGEHHYIPDGVFSQPGALGNTPPFLGQHGFNFFPGNADFSTWGTSGSQGQSTQSSAYSSSYGYPPSSLGRAITDGQAGFGNDTLSKVPGISSIEQGMTGLKIGGDLTAAVTKTVGTALSSSGMTSIATNSVPPVSSAAPKPTSWAAIARKPAKPQPKLKPKGNVGIGGSAVPPPPIKHNMNIGTWDEKGSVVKAPPTQPVLPPQTIIQQPQPLIQPPPLVQSQLPQQQPQPPQPQQQQGPQPQAQPHQVQPQQQQLQNRWVAPRNRGAGFNQNNGAGSENFGLGVVPVSASPSSVEVHPVLEKLKAINNYNPKDFDWNLKNGRVFIIKSYSEDDIHRSIKYSIWCSTEHGNKRLDAAYRSLNGKGPLYLLFSVNGSGHFCGVAEMKSVVDYNAYAGVWSQDKWKGKFEVKWIFVKDVPNNQLRHIRLENNDNKPVTNSRDTQEVPLEKAKQVLKIIATFKHTTSIFDDFAHYEKRQEEEEAMRRERNRNKQ, from the coding sequence ATGTCAGATCCGTACATGCCTAGTTACTATGCTCCATCCATTGGATTTCCATATTCTCTTGGGGAAGCAGCGTGGTCCACGGCTGGAGACCAGCCTATGCCATATCTGACAACCTATGGACAAATGAGTAATGGAGAACATCACTATATACCAGATGGTGTATTTAGTCAACCTGGGGCATTAGGAAATACCCCTCCATTTCTTGGTCAACATGGATTTAACTTTTTTCCTGGTAATGCTGATTTCTCTACATGGGGGACAAGTGGATCTCAGGGACAATCAACACAAAGTTCTGCTTATAGTAGCAGTTATGGCTATCCACCTAGTTCTCTTGGGAGAGCTATTACTGATGGACAggctggatttggcaatgataCTTTGAGTAAGGTGCCTGGCATTAGCAGTATTGAGCAAGGCATGACTGGACTGAAAATTGGTGGTGATCTGACAGCTGCAGTGACAAAAACTGTAGGTACAGCTTTGAGCAGCAGTGGTATGACTAGCATTGCAACCAATAGTGTGCCCCCAGTTAGCAGTGCAGCACCTAAACCAACCTCCTGGGCTGCCATTGCCAGAAAACCTGCCAAACCTCAACCGAAACTTAAACCCAAGGGCAATGTGGGAATTGGGGGTTCTGCTGTACCACCACCTCCTATAAAACACAACATGAATATTGGAACTTGGGATGAAAAGGGGTCAGTGGTAAAGGCTCCACCAACCCAACCAGTTCTGCCTCCTCAAACTATAATCCAGCAGCCTCAGCCATTAATTCAACCACCACCATTGGTGCAAAGCCAACTGCCTCAACAGCAGCCTCAACCACCACAACCACAGCAGCAACAAGGACCTCAGCCACAGGCCCAGCCTCACCAAGTGCAGCCTCAACAGCAGCAGCTGCAGAATCGCTGGGTAGCTCCTCGGAACAGGGGAGCAGGCTTCAACCAGAACAATGGAGCGGGCAGTGAAAACTTTGGTTTAGGTGTTGTACCTGTCAGTGCTTCACCTTCTAGTGTAGAAGTGCATCCCGTGCTGGAAAAGCTAAAGGCCATAAACAACTATAATCCCAAAGACTTTGATTGGAATCTGAAGAATGGACGTGTGTTTATAATTAAAAGCTACTCTGAGGATGACATACATCGTTCCATTAAATACTCTATCTGGTGTAGTACTGAGCATGGTAATAAGCGTTTGGATGCAGCTTACCGTTCCCTGAATGGGAAAGGCCCACTCTATTTACTCTTCAGTGTGAATGGCAGTGGACATTTTTGTGGAGTGGCTGAAATGAAGTCTGTTGTGGACTATAATGCGTATGCTGGTGTCTGGTCTCAGGATAAGTGGAAGGGCAAATTTGAAGTTAAATGGATCTTTGTCAAAGATGTTCCCAATAACCAGTTACGGCATATTCGCttagaaaataatgacaacaaaCCGGTTACCAATTCAAGGGACACTCAAGAGGTACCCCTAGAAAAAGCTAAGCAAGTGCTTAAAATAATTGCTACTTTCAAGCATACCACCTCAATCTTTGATGACTTTGCACATTATGAAAAGCGTCAAGAAGAGGAGGAAGCCATGCGTAGG